A window of the Cystobacter fuscus genome harbors these coding sequences:
- a CDS encoding peptidoglycan-binding protein, which yields MTKTHVVKQGECLLLIARRHGFADYKKLYEHPDNAELREKRPNPHVLFPGDEIVIPKPTSAKGMTVSLSTGQSHRIVLQLRTRLVRLALKDAEGKPLANTPYTLTLGNEPREGRTNDQGLLEQRVPYAATRALLQCDGRSWQLELGHLNPLESVPDESISGAEARLINLGYGLEPTGQMTPALRSAIRAFQHRSGLELTGRLDETTLKKLTELHGS from the coding sequence ATGACCAAGACCCATGTCGTCAAACAGGGCGAGTGCCTCTTGCTGATTGCGCGGCGCCATGGCTTCGCGGACTACAAGAAGCTCTACGAGCACCCGGACAACGCGGAGCTGCGCGAGAAGCGCCCCAATCCCCACGTCCTCTTCCCCGGGGACGAGATCGTCATTCCGAAGCCCACCTCCGCGAAGGGCATGACGGTGAGTCTCTCCACCGGTCAGTCCCACCGCATCGTCCTTCAACTGAGGACACGGCTGGTGAGACTCGCCCTCAAGGACGCCGAGGGAAAGCCCCTGGCCAACACGCCCTACACGCTCACCCTCGGGAATGAGCCGCGAGAGGGAAGAACCAACGACCAGGGGCTCCTCGAGCAGAGGGTTCCATACGCCGCGACCCGCGCCCTGCTCCAATGCGACGGGAGGAGCTGGCAACTCGAACTGGGACACCTCAACCCACTGGAGAGCGTGCCGGACGAGAGCATCTCGGGGGCGGAGGCCCGGCTCATCAACCTGGGCTACGGGCTTGAGCCCACGGGCCAGATGACGCCAGCGCTGCGCAGCGCCATCCGCGCCTTCCAGCATCGGAGCGGCCTCGAGCTCACCGGCCGCCTGGATGAAACCACGCTCAAGAAGCTCACCGAGCTGCACGGAAGCTGA